The window ACCGTTCTTCAACGTTTCTTGGTAATATTCTGTTCACaattctttttctatttatttcaaatattgTACCTCTTGTTCAAGTTATATTACTACAGTCGGCAGGAAGTTCAAAAGAAAGACAAGGAAATGAATTTCATTGAATCTGTAAGACAAATATTGTAGTTTTGTATTTCATTAATGCCAATTGTTTACTGGTGTAGACACTGAACTAGTACAAGTTATCAATCATTTGTAGGTCTTTTCATTTATGTTTGGTGATGGTGATCCAAGTGCAGATGTTGAAGAAGAGAGGTGGAAGTCGGTAATAATTCAGCCACTAGTTGAATGGTCCATTGTTCTCAATACTTTTTTTCCTAATATGTATTTTATCTTGGTTTTCTTTTGAGGCTTTTTAACGACTCTTCCGTAATTAATACTCATAATATTAACTCCATCTCTGCAGATTGGTCAGTACATTGGATCACATGGTGGTGTAGGAACTTACTCCATATCTTGATGTAGAAGATTCAAAGAAAATTATGACCTTTCCTAGGACATAGGTTATGACCTGCTTTTTGAAAGCATCAACCcttaaatagttaaatttgTTTTCGATTTTACCACAGGATGACGACTCTTGCATATTACCTGTTCTGCGCTTTGATGGTCAGCcacaagttgatgaagatgtACCTTGCTTGAGTTGGGAAGACTGTATTTTTCTGTCAATTATTGATTTCTAGCAGAGGTGGCAATATaggcgggttgggtaatgggtgcGGTGACTTGAAACActtgttttcaaaaaatttttttggcTATTATGAATATCATTTAGGCTGCGTACATAGGAGCCAAAGGCTCTACTTCCCCAAGTACCCTGAACTGGATCTCACTCCGGTCACCCGTTAATATAAGAAAAGTATggtttttgaataaaatgagTTAACAGGTTTTACGCATTGGGAAATCAACTTTGACAAATTTCAACCCACTTGGCCATTTTCATCTGTACTACAGTAATATGTAAGTTATTTACCATTGTGATTCAAAGATATCAGACATAAAATACGGGTTGAAATGGCCACCTTCCGTCAGTAGACGTTAGATTATCTTaagtgttttgtttttgtttaaatcTATACCAGGGGAACATCTATTATTGGTTTCCATCTCTTCAACGTGCAGCTGCTTCAGAAATAAGTGGTAGAAAGGAATACTTGGAGGGGAAATTTAGTGAACATGTTGGAGGGGCCGATAAGTTCTTTAAGGAAAGAAAATGGGATCTCAGGTCTTGTGACTTTCTTAATTGTTTCAGTACTTTGTAATGTTGATGAGATGGATGGGTCTTGTAGGTTGTATAACGTCTAAAATGGGTCATTTATTAGCACTGAATGAAATGGTCCAGGTAGGTTGGGTTAAACCCGCAAACACTTTTTTGTcctttagttatattattaatgtgttggttatttaatagaaaaagaaaagtttgtACAATGATATACTGAAGTCTGAATCTTTGTGTATAAGGATTTAGGAGGTTGGATACTTGTATGCATACAAAATAGGTTTCTTGTGACAAGTTCTTTTGTAGTTATTTATTCTAATTAACCATTTCAGATAAAATATACAATCCAAATCGACCAGTTCATAAATATAGCCAAAGTTTCTATCTCTAATATTGTGCTTTCATCAACTCATCATGCAGTAAAACAAGCATCAAACAGAGGGTCCTAGTTTGTGGTTTGGCCGGATTTAATCTGTTTGGGGTGCTTCTTCTTCGTTCTATCTTGAAGTACGTTTATAACAATTAGCAATACTCATAAGTATACCTCTTAAATTCTCTAACTTGTTGCGTGTGACTGTATTTGAAGTGATGTGACGATACAACCTAACGGATTCATTTCATTTGTATCTAAAATACTTCTTTTTTTTCAGGTACGTTTCCAACCCGTTTATGTGAATGGGTCACTTTTGGTTATGTTTTAGTGTTAACAAGTCAAATAGGTAAAACTGTAGTTGTCTACTAATGAATCGTTATCACAATGTTAATAATGACAATTTGACCATATCAATGTGTTCGGGAGGTTGTCGATTACCTCTCCTAGTTGTCATCATATCAGGTGGCAATAtataagtagttttttttttttgaaccgAAAGTGTAAGATGTTAATGTGGGTAGTATGCTGGAAGTTGGAACCCGCACACTCCTGTAGAACAGGAATGATAACACGGATGCCCATACACTCAAGAAGTAAATGTCCAAAATCATGGGGAATCAATATTCGATCCTAGTTCTCCAAGTCAACATCCCTTCTGCCAGTTTCTCCAAAGAGGACCCCAGCTGGCGACTTGATCTAAGACTAAGTTATTTATATCGAGAATGATATCCAGATTGATAGTATAAACCATAAGTagccaatttttttaaaaaattatatcaatttaaCTTAGTTTTTTAGATTTTCACAATATAACTACCAAAATCGTAATAAACGGTCAAAATCAcaatgaaaaaattacaatgaaATTTGCAAAATGGCAAGGGGCATAAAATGGATGGatcttatatattattaaaaaaaagtttactttattatataataattttttttacgaAAATAATATCTAGTTCCTGATCATCATCCGCTTGTCCCAATTCATCACAATAAAATACCTAAAATCACCCCCATCATGTCATCCTTTTTAACTCCCTCAAAACCAGTAAAATCAAAATTAccttctttttaaaaaaatggcatCAATTTCAACATGCTTCAAAATCACACTTAAACCCTACTATCACTACACTTTAAACCTTCCCGCCAAATCAACAATTAAGCTTCAAAATCACCACATTTCTCGGACCACTAAATCTCTGAAACTAACATCCAAACAGTCTTATTATATAACTAATGTTAGGAATTTCTGTACGGAAATTAGGGCTAGTTTTGATGTGGAAGATAGGGTTAGTTACGGGAGGATAATCGAGAGCGATAAGTTAGCGACGGATGTACGGAAACGGACGATGGAAGCTGTAGATAGTTATGGAAGGAGAGTGACTGTTGGTGACGTGGCAAGTAAGGCTGGGATTAAGTTGACTGAAGCTCAGAAAGCCTTACAGGCAATTGCTGCTGATACTAATGGCTTTTTAcaggtatatatacatacagttattttttatttatttttttttaattttgtatgatttaatttattatgtgtttgttCCGTGTGGGGAAATGTGTTCATAATGTTTCTGAAATTTGGATactatgattttgttttttaagagcGAGTTATttgttagtagttagcattcgagacaccacaatTGCTCGGTATGCGGAGCTCGAACCACGTGTGCTTGGGATTAAACATTAAAATTCTGATTTTATGCGTTTTGCAAACGCTATAATCGGACAATATCTCCCGAAATACAATCCCAGACATCGTGTCAATAGGAAACAGAAATAATAGATTGTAATGGCCCCTTATAGTTTTGGTTCTTGTTTTCGTTAAGTTGAAGAAGAGTCAACTTCATGTCTCTTTTAGCCAGGATTGTAACTTAGGTCAGAGTTGGTTCTAATGATTTGTTTTTGGATTTAAAGACTTTTACGTTTTTTAAGGCCCCCCCTAAGGGGATGTCATAACCCCTTCATCATCTATGACGAGGACATGGTAGGAAGGATCTCATCATTTTACTCATCTTATCTTAAGTTGGCATGTTTTAGAAAGCGTTGGACGAGCAAAAGCGGGCCTGAAGGCAATTTATCTgtgtatgattttatttatcttttatgtagggatgaagagagagagagagagtgtatGTGTGTGGgggtttataatattttaataggATAAGGTGATGATGAGGGTATGATAGGGAGGGGGTAGTTCTTGGTTGTGTCTTGGACAGAGAAAGCTGACGTGGCAGTCAAGACGTGGTGATGACGGCGTCAGGATAGGGAGGGCCTAAGAAATCCTTATTTTGAGCCGACTCCGTGCTGCATCTGTTTTAGTTGTTACGTCTCTGTTCCATCAACATTGCAATGCTAGTTGggtataaatattaaatagtaATGATTAATATTCGTTAAAGGTTTCAACTATGCCAAACATCGTACATGCTTCCCTAATAATTGCTTTGAGGGAAAATACACAAGGTTAGCATGTTTCTTTCGTTTGTGGAATGGTGTTACTTATGTTATGAGACTTGAATTCTATGATCTTTGGCTGAGTAACACTGGACCATGTCTTATTTTCCTagcttcctagggggaaaataGACAATGTTAGCCTACATGTTGCAATTAACACTGAACATCTGAAAACATTTCATGGCGATGTTGGGATATATGTAGTGGATTGTTAGCTTCATGAAGATTGTCACTTTTGGGTTATATCTGTATGCACATTCTTTGTTCTCCTCAgtgaaataaagtttttttcttttttgacatGCTAAACATTTGTTAAGGTTAAGTTTGTTACTGAAACATACATACATGGAGATATCATCTAGGTTGCTCATTGAAGTTTTCTCATGATGTAGTAAGCACAATAACTTTCAGTATCATTTAAGCAGGTTTCAGATAAAGGTGATGTTCTTTATGTGTTTACAAAAGATTATCGTTCAAAGCTTGCAGCTAGGTCACTTTGGATAAGAACAGAGCCTTATCTTGAGAAGACAAAGGTATATAGTCTGATCTCTTAAGTGTTGTTTGCATGTGATGCTAATAAAGTATCAATATGAGGTCCAAATCCCTTATAATTTGAATctaaatgtgatttttttcaGTCTGTTGCTGAATACTTGGTCAGAGTTACCTTTGGAACAGCATTAATTGCTTCCATTCTTATTGTTTTTACTGCAATCATTGCTATTCTCACAAGTTGTAGGTGATTGGTTATACTCTtcatatgtttttgattttagTAATTAGTTCTTATTTCATATCAGAATTAGGTAAAATAGTTTATTTGTAGATTTTCTATGTAGACGGTTTACATATTTCTGATAATTACAGTGATAAAGATGATCGGAAGAGAAGCAGAGGAATTTCTTTTGGTTCACTACTCGATTTGTATCCTAGTCGATCTGAGTTGTTCTGGTAAGTTTTTTGATATCTACCTGTTTGTAATATCTGTTCATGTTAAGTATAGAAAAGCATGTCAAggaaaagtgttatgaaagtaGTACTTCTTTTTTAGGTATTGGGATCCATATTATCATCGAAGGCAGCGAGATCGATATGGAAATAGTGGAATGAGTTTCATTGAACCTGTAAGCTCAGAATAGTAATTTTGTATGCTAATTATTTGCTGCTGTAAACAATCAACTAGTATATTAATTGAATGTTTTGTAGGTCTTTTCTTTTGTGTTTGGTGATGGTGATCCAAATGAAAGTATTGAAGAAGCAAGGTGGAAGCTGGTAATAAGTGAGCTCTAACATAGTTGTCAATTGCTTTTAATGATTTGTCTTTGAACTCTTTGATGTAGCCTATATGTATATCTTGGTTGTGCTTCACAGTTTTGCATTACTGTATAAGGTTTATCTTTTTCTTCTATTATGTACTTctgtattttgattttaatttttcatgcTTGTATCTTATACCGGTAATCTAATAACAGTATATTATCACATTATTTCAGATTGGTCAGTACATTGGATCAAATGGCGGTGTTGTTACAGCAGAGGAACTTACTCCATATCTTGATGTAGAAACTGCACAGAGGACGGTACAGCTTTTATTAAACTATAGGAATAATCAAACAGAAAAAATATAATGTGCTTGGTGCTGAATTGAATGGGATAGTACTTACAATCATACGAGTCAGGTTGACCCGAAACACCTTTTGCTGAAAGTACAAACTGACTCGTATGATTgagtataaatttttatataatttcagtAATAATCTAACTTCTTcatttttatcaattttgtGACATTAATTTCTGTTTAAATCAAAAAGTACAAACTTATTTGTTGGTTATTTATCAAGCTATATGTCATAGGGTTGTTATATGCAAATTATTCAAGCTTTtccattttaattaaattatttgattaattttgCTACAGGATGATGACTCATACATATTACCTGTTCTTCTGCGTTTCAATGGTCAACCACAAGTGGATGAAGAGGTATGTTTGAATAATCATTTAATTGAATTTCgtttgaattttaaaataaaCAGAATGTCATGTACGACTGTGCCATTCAACTTATATTCGTTTAATTGTGTATGTTTTCTTAAGTCTAGTGGGTCAACCTTGATTACAATaattatatcatatcaaatgTCTAATTTTCAATAAATTAATGATTCTGTAGGTTTTATGGATTAATATTACAGTAAGATTTTTAGAATTGTTTTATTGCTGGTCTAAGTCTCATCTCTTTGCTCAGGGGAATATCTTGTATCGCTTTCCATCACTTCAACGTACAGCTGCTTCGGAGAGGGATAAAAAGAAAGAGTTGGGTAGACAGTTTAGTGAACGGGTTGGAGGCACTAATTtcataaaggaaaaaaaatggaCTTTCAGGTCttataatgtattattatttaataacttCCATATTTTGTAGAGGTGGCTTAGTTGCAAGCTGGGCGGGTTGGTTAACGTATGGAAAAGGTTTCAATTTGAAAACAATCATTTATGTACTGGTTGAAACAGCCTGGTCAGGTTGGCTTGACACGCAAACACTATTTTGTCCTTTTGTAGGATAATGAATGTGTTAGTTAATAgttataataacaaaaacaatattattagaataataatcaaattctTTTGAGTAAACTGATTTAGGagctaagtttttttttatttcacctgtttgagataaaacataatCCCAGTTGACTTGTTCGTAAGTAAATGGGTTTTTAAATTGCCACCAGTATTATTTTGTTTCATCTAGCCTTTTGACATTTGTTGGTTCTCATCATGCAGCAAAATTAGCGATTCAGAGATGACTGTGGTTGGTGGTTTGGGCGGACTTAATCTCTTTGGGGTGATTGTTCTTGGTGCCATGCTAAAGTACGTTCAAAATAAATCTTATATAATATCCATAATTCTTCTTCAAGTCTCTAACTATTTCTCTATGACTGTATTTCAAGGGATTTGACGATCACCGAACCAAACGGATTCATTTCATTTGTAATTAAAATCTTCCCTCTTCTTCAGGTATGTGACAATATTCTCAAcccatttatatataatttaacatgGATTGTGTTTTGTTGTACACGTGTCAAAGGGGTAAATAAATTTTGTTGCCAAATGGAAACTATTCAATAGTCCCCAAAGCATATCAAGTGTTTACAGTCTCTTGTAGACTACTCTAAATGCTTATACTCTTTTTTGTActcttatataatatagtaatagCCTCACTTGTTTATAAAAGTGTTGGCAGGTCAACCCAACTAGAAGCTTTTAATTACCGTTATGATCTGTTACCCAACTCACCTGTTTCTTACCACCTGTATAGAATGCTCCATTTTTTTTCCAAGATGTAACTTTGGCAACAACTAACTATAGTTAGTTTTACCAATTCACAAAGGCCGATATTAAATCTGTGTGATATTGAACTGATTTTCTAGTATAAAAAAGAGTCAAACATCTTATAGTTTTAAACTCTAATACAATATTACATTTTAACCATACTAACTGCTTATCATGATGAACTTGCACAGATCTATGCTGCCTCCTTTTTTGTTATACCTTTGGTACGATGGTATTTTATTCGAAAAACAAATGTTGAAATAGAAAAGCGGAACAGAGCTAGAGAGCTGCGTGCAAGAGCACTTGAATTGGCAGATGTCTCTCTCAGGCGAAAGGTATGAGCCAATTATTCATGATCAATTAATCATGGGGTCAAAAATTTTATGCTTTGATTGGAGTATCTACTGATCATCGCATGTAGAGATGCCATATAATTTCATTTACTTGTGAAAGGGTCGATAGGGGAAGTGTTTTATCTCAAACGGGTCATACCAAACCATGTAGCTACATGGAGGAAGATGCCAGATTGGATGAACCTTGAACGGGTTAAACGTCACTCAAGGTGTATTTTGTTAATGCATATGACCTTTTCtcaataaaaaagtttatgtcTGGGCAGAAAATGTGATAACTAGTCTACCCAATCCACCTCTGCGATATCAGAAAGTCACCTGAACCTGAACTCTTTTTGACCCGTTAACTAACCCGCCTATCGTGCTACTTGTTCTACTCACTGATCCGTTAAATAATTATGATGTTATGCATATTTTGGAATCTGAATTTGACATTATTTTCTAAGTTCTGTTTCTTTGGATTTCGGCATTATTCACTCACTCCTGTATGATGTACACAGATTCTCAGTGCTCGAAACATGTCTGAGAGGACTGTAATTGGCGATGATCAGATTGTTTACACTACTGAAAAAGACGTTCTTGAACAAGAGTATGATTCACAGGAGTGGGATAGGAGATTCATGGATATCAAGAAATTTGATTGATAGATTGAAATTTTGCACAGGTAAAGATAGTGCTTACACTGAAAAGGAACTAACTGTAACAAGTCAGCAAGTTAGTGTTGCTTTGTAGTGATTTAAACTTAAAATCGGACTCTGACATCAATCTAAAGCATTGTCAGTTTCTGATGAAATTTTAGGCCTCCTTTTGTATATGGCACCTTTTGTAAAGCTTAATACCTTTGGTTTAATATccaactttttactttttagtattTGATGGTAAAAACTAAATATTGTACCCGTCTAGTTTGAatttcaatcattttgaaagcattgtatatattacttttatcaTCTAAATATTGTAATAACTGATACATCCAAATGTGTAAAAAGTGTTTGGCACAAAAGTGATTATCTTCATTCTCATAGAGAAAATGCAGccaaatctttttttaaaccacAACCCCAAACACCCCTATGTGGATTTACGCCTTAACGGAAAGATGATATCTAAGTTAGCAATTAAGGAAAGATGTTTGTCCACAGAATTTCCTGTGAATTTTTCGTACCCATAAAACTTTCATATGATATAGAACAAAAGCCAAGCAAGAAAGttttaataactaataaaaacATTGTCATGGTAACATTACAAAAATAACAATGGATTCGGCCAAATCTCACATACCGAATAATATGATGCATTTGTTTCACCCTAGTGCTCTTCTCAAAAGATTATTAATCTCTGCTCACTAATAGATTCGTAACAAAATTTAGTAACAAATGTTATGAAATGTAGTCAgaaattttatatcaaaaatgcGGTTTGTAGAGTTTGAACTTAAATTCAAAGAACTTATATCTTGTCAGTCTTTCTCAATAGTAAAATGAGAAATTTGACGTTCATTTGAACATTTTGGATGGAATTTTATTGTTTACTTGTTTAATTTTTCAGTATTAtattcttgtaatcatattCTTTGCattaaattattatgtttttttttattatatttttatatttgaagttataatttttgtttattatatttagtaattcatttttattttaaaattttaataaatatctgGTATATTTAATACGAGTCTAAATCAAGTTTAGAGATTTGATAATACAATgcaaatacataaataaatccaaatttatttttaaattttattataaataacaattaatcaacctaagttTTATTACCACTACAATAGTGTTGGATATCTATGAAATTCATAAGCTCTTCTTAAaaaatagagtaaattacacttttcgtccctgaagttggcacgtttttcacttttcatctctaaagtttaaaaattacaattttgaccctaaagttggccaattttttcaataaccgTCCCTCACCAAAcatcgttaagtttcagccgttaagtaggttacgtgcaaaacacgtgagggactgaaagtgcaaaaaattaaaagtacagggacgaaaaatgaaaattacttttctgttgtcggaaaacttcatcttctccggctgagtgGCCGGAAAATTTGCCAGAAAACTTGgaatgtcgatatctcactcatttcttcgaattagaccacgaaaccaccaccaaacttctcaaaattcatttccgcacgaatcctaacaaaAGTTGATCACCTTCAAACACCATACAAACCATCCCCACCTTTGATTTTCATCATACGACCACCACCTAGCTTCCAACACCCCACGGTTCACCACCACCCCACAAACTGTTCACCACCACTCCACGGCTACCCCCTTCATACAACATCTATGACACCACCTGTTCGTGTTATAACCGGTCGGCTGTGTTGGTTATATATAAAGGTGGTGGTGAGTTGTAGCAACAACGAGAGAGAAAGGGAGAGACGTGAGGGATGTTGAGGGGTGGTGGCCGGCTGTTGTTACTTGTATATGATGGTCGCGATGTTTGATGGTTACAAAGGGGTGGCGTGAGGTGGTGATGACCCGACGGTGAGCTTTGGAATGGTAAGTAtcgtaactatatatatatatatatatatatatatatgtatttgtatattcATGTGGGGGGTGTCGAGAGGAAGAGGAAAGGGTGATGGGGTACGTGGTGACCGATTGGTGTCGCTAGAAGGCGGTAATCGTACGTGATGTTTGGGGATTGAAGTAAAGAAGAGAGTGGTGGTGAGGAGgtgataacatatatatatatatatatatatatatatatatatatattatattttggtCATACAGTATTTTTGGTTTAGGATTGAGAGCTCACGAAACAACACTATGATTTCACgtgttttatttgcatttttGGACTATAAGGAAGATTTACAAATCTCATTCACGGGCTTTGTATTATTCTTGTTTCATTCTAGAAGTTCAAAGGAGCTTTCTGTTCATTTACATACAACTTGTAGAATTTGGACTACAATTGTCAAATTGCATATATCACGGTGATTTATCGTTTTAATTGTTAGGATTCATGCGGAAatgaattttgagaagtttggtggtggtttcgtggtctaattcgaagaaacgagtgagatatcgacattccaagttttccggcgaattttccggccactcagccggagaagatgaagttttccaacaacagaaaagtaattttcatttttcgtccctgaacttgtaattttttacactttcagtccctcacgtgttttgcacgtgacCTACTTAAcagctgaaacttaacgacgtttggtgaGGGAcggttattgaaaaaattggccaactttagggtcaaaattgtaatttttaaactttaaggataaaaagtgaaaaacgtgccaacttcagggacgaaaagtgtaatttactctaaaaaataaataccaaaaacataatttactaaataaaaataataaaagccCACGAGTCAACCACACTCCCGCCGCCACAATCTCCGGCGAAACCCAAACCACCATTTTCCGATCCAAACACCCTTTTCCGTCAGTCAAACAATATGACTttactacttgaagaagaagatagATTACAACTTAATGAAGTTCAAACCCTACTAGGTCATACTGACAGGGTGTGGGGCCTCTCTTGGAATCCGGCCACCGGCACCGGAGGTGTTCCGGCCATGCTAGCTTCATGCGGCGGCGATAAAACTGTTAGAATCTGGCAACAGCGTACTCcatcctcttcttcttcctttgaTTCCAAggtttgttttcatatttttcagttttcttttttaatttttaattttagtttttagggtttatgtgGGATTATTATATGGAAGTGATATACTTGCAACTTATTTCGATATATTATATAGTGGtaaatgtgtgtgtatatatatatatatatatatatatatatatatatggccttTGTATACATTATATAGAGCTTAGAAAAAGTTTAGTTGAGCTAACTATGCAAGTATACAGCTGGTAAGAACAGTGTTTAAAAAATGGATTACATGGTCAGTGACCGAACTCGGTCAAAAATCGGTTTGAAGTATTTGAACAATTGTATTAGTGTTATTAGACAAGTTTCTAGGGTCCTATGAACTAGGGATAAGATTTTTGTATCAAATACGGGTTATAAAACTGGTACTGTACCAATACCGAACTGACTGAATGTATTGGTACTGGTATtggtttttaaataaatgtatatgtaacacccaatgccgtctttcacTGGTTCTAGGTCCCAATACGTCATTGGTGCATGAGGgagggaggttgagatgtataCAGCCTTATCTCTACCTAAATAGAGAGGCTGTttccaggttctatctaaatgatagaaaaggacctccggctTGCATGGGGTGAGGAttgaacccttgacctctgtctcgGAAGGTAAGGGTGTTAACCACTTAATCCAACCATGCTACTTTGGTACTGGTATTGGTTTTTGTTTCGGCTTATCACGGTATTGGTACTAACCGGGACCAGTACAATACTAAATCTACCGAGTAATTACGTACTGTTTATGAACATGCCTTACATTCAATTTGGAAATTATACCTAAGAATTCTAAGTTTGAGTACTCCCTGCTAGGCTGATTACTGGTTACAAGGTAGCCAACCACTTGAGTACCCACAGCAAGTATTACAAACCATGGTTTAGAATATTAGATGTACAAAGTTGTACATTAATTATTtcgttatacatataaatgtagcattttgatgtataaatataacatttagACAAAAAAGTTGTTAATCTTAAAAGTGGGTTTATTGTTTACCGGATAACCTGTATTGCACACAACCATCTTTTAATGACCTGATGTGCATAACAAAAAGTAGAATGTCTAAAACAGTACAATTCAAAAGTAAGTTTGTATTTTATGAAGAAAAGGGAAGTAGAACCCAGTGATAATAGGCAAAtagaaaaatttgttaaaagcTACTTAAATGTTGATGTAAGTTGAGATCTTAGGTTTTTACATGCCATTGCGTTTTGGGTTTTTTAGTAACGGAAATCTTTGACTGAGTGCAGGCAGTATTAGAAGAGACTCATACTCGGACTGTTAGATCATGTGCCTGGTCACCGTCCGGTGATAAATTGGCGACTGCAAGTTTTGACGCGACCACCGCTATTCTGGAACAAATTGGGGATGAGTTTGAATGTGTATCCACCTTAGAGGTActtcttgattttttataaatattatgacTGCGTTGATATTCTTTTACGGAGGTGTTTGGATGTGTGTTTTCTGTG is drawn from Erigeron canadensis isolate Cc75 chromosome 9, C_canadensis_v1, whole genome shotgun sequence and contains these coding sequences:
- the LOC122582912 gene encoding uncharacterized protein At5g03900, chloroplastic-like is translated as MASISTCFKITLKPYYHYTLNLPAKSTIKLQNHHISRTTKSLKLTSKQSYYITNVRNFCTEIRASFDVEDRVSYGRIIESDKLATDVRKRTMEAVDSYGRRVTVGDVASKAGIKLTEAQKALQAIAADTNGFLQVSDKGDVLYVFTKDYRSKLAARSLWIRTEPYLEKTKSVAEYLVRVTFGTALIASILIVFTAIIAILTSCSDKDDRKRSRGISFGSLLDLYPSRSELFWYWDPYYHRRQRDRYGNSGMSFIEPVFSFVFGDGDPNESIEEARWKLIGQYIGSNGGVVTAEELTPYLDVETAQRTDDDSYILPVLLRFNGQPQVDEEGNILYRFPSLQRTAASERDKKKELGRQFSERVGGTNFIKEKKWTFSKISDSEMTVVGGLGGLNLFGVIVLGAMLKDLTITEPNGFISFVIKIFPLLQIYAASFFVIPLVRWYFIRKTNVEIEKRNRARELRARALELADVSLRRKILSARNMSERTVIGDDQIVYTTEKDVLEQEYDSQEWDRRFMDIKKFD